In Deferribacter autotrophicus, the sequence GGATTATGTTACTGTAAATGAGGATAAAGAAGGTAGAAGGTTTGGTTACATCTTTGCCGAGATGTATAATTCGGAACTTGGGCATTTTTTGATTAATGAACTAAAATTGGATTATGTGATAATTATCAATGCGCAGAAAAAGAAGATTTCTTTGCGCTCAAGAAAAGATATAGATGTTTCTATCATAGCTAAAAGAAATGGTGGGGGTGGTCACAAAAATGCTGCAGGATTTTCCACTGACTTTGATTTTGGTATAAATCTATTTTTAAAAAATATGGGTGTGTTATGAAAGCTGAATTTATAAAATCCGCATTCTTTGAAAAAGATTACCCGGATACTGAATTACCGGAAATAGCCTTTGTGGGTAGAAGTAATGTAGGGAAATCTTCAATGATTAATACCCTTACAAACAGAAAAAAACTTGTAAAGGTGAGTCAAAAGCCTGGGAAAACAAGAGCTATAAACTTTTTTAATATTAATGATAAAATAATATTTGTGGATTTACCGGGCTATGGTTATGCGAAGGTTTCTAAAAAAGAGCGCGAAAAATGGAAATTTATAATCGAAACTTATTTATTGAAGAGAAAGCAACTTAAATGCGTTGTATTGATTATTGATATAAGGATTGGACCTACAGAATATGATATGATGATGCTTGAGTGGTTAGAAGCTTATTCTATAGACACTGTTATTGCTCTTACCAAATCAGATAAGTTGTCAAACAATAAAATTGCAAAACAGAAGAGGGAAATTGCAGTAAAACTTGGTATGGATGAAGATAGATTTGTTATTTTTTCAAGTATCACAAGAAGAGGTCGTGATGAACTTTTACAGATTATCGAAGAGAAAGCTTTTTCTTAATATTGCATTTGCAGTTTTTGTCGTAGTTTTTTTTGTAATTACAAATATTTCAGCAAAATTAATTAAGCATGAAGGTAAAGTAACCTTTTTGCCTAACAAAGAGATTTTAAAGCCGCTTATTAAAGATATAGAAGATGCTAAAGATAGTATTTATATTGCCATGTATATGTTTAAAACAGATGATTATAAGTTTAATTACTCTACACTTATTGAAGAAGCTCTATTTGATGCATTGAAGAAAGGTGTCAAAGTATATGCAGTTTTTGACACAGGGAAAAAGAATGATATCACAACCGAATTTAATAAAGATACTGGTGAGGAATTGAGGAAAAAAGGAGCAGTTGTTTGGTATGATTCTCCTGAAAGAAGACTTCATGCAAAGGTTGTTGTTATTGATAATAAGATTATTTATCTTGGAAGTCACAACTATACTCACAGTGCTTTGAAATATAATTATGAAGCGAGTGTAAGGATTGAATCACCTGAAATGGCTAAAGAGGTGATAAGGTATATTAGAGGGATAAGATGATTATAGGGACTGTGGTCAATACTGTGGCTGTAGCTGTTGGGAGTATTATAGGTGTTACGATTGGAAAAAGAATTAAGCCGGAGATTAAAGATGCTGTTATGAAGGCGCTGGGGCTTGCAGTGGTTGTACTTGGTATCAAAATGGCTTTTGAAAAGCACGATTTCTTATTGGCGCTCATTGCCATTGTTATAGGAACAGCAGTGGGTGAAATGATAAATATTGAATTGTTTCTAGAGAATATAGGTGGTTATTTCCAACAAAAAGTCAAAAGTGAATCAGGAAATTTTGTTCTTGCTTTTGTTACTGCTTCAGTCCTGTTTTGTGTGGGTTCTATGACAATTATTGGAGCGATAAAGGATGGTCTGAGTAATGATCCTTCTGTACTTTATATAAAGAGTTTACTTGATGGGGTATCATCCATTATTCTTGCATCTACCCTGGGGATAGGAGTGTTTTTTTCTATTGTAGTGATTTTGGTGTATCAGGGGTTATTAAGTTTATTAGCCTTTAAGTTTACATTTTTATTAAATGATATGTATGTAAATGGTATTTCTGTGGTTGGTGGGATTATAATTTTAGGTATCGGTTTAAATATGCTTGGACTTACAAAGATAAAAACTGGGAATATGCTTCCATCCCTTTTCATTATACCAATCATTGATTTTTTAGCAAAAATAATAGTGTAAGTTACGCATATTAATGCGTGCCCACTGAAAACCTTTTTCCGAGCAGATGTTGGAAGATTGCCCTAAGAAGGTGAAAGTGTAAGTGGGATTGCTTTGTTTCAAGTAATTAGTTCTCACTTTTTCAGTGAGAACTCCTACGTTTTTTTGTTGTATAAGAAAATTATATTATGTAATGAATTAAGAATGGGACAGAGGACTACAGTGGGAATAAGCTTAAAAGCTTCATATTTAGTCTGTCCCCCGTCCCGAAAGTCCCTATTGGTTGATTTGGCTATCAAGCCACTGTCAAACGGGAGTTTGGATTCGGGACTAAAATATTTTAAGTGAGGTTTGACATGAAAAATGACAAATTTGCTTTCTTTATAGGTGTTGATGTTTCCAAAGATAAGTTTAATTGCGCTATTATTAACAATAAGCTTGAACTTCTCAAAGAAGCTGAATTTCAAATGGACATTGATGGTTTTAACAGCTTCTATGACTTGATTAAAAAGTATGACTCCTCTATCATTGCTCTTGAATCTACTGGCAGCTATCACATTAACCTCTTAGCATCCCTTGTATCCAAAAAGAAAGATGTCTGTCTTATTAATCCAGCTCTCATCAAAAAATTTGCCCAATCCGTTACTCTCAGAAAAACCAAAACCGATAAAATTGATGCTGTTATCATTGCTAAATTTATAGCTAAGAATATTGAACATTTCAATTATTTTGCTCTTCCTGAGTCCAATGATATTATCGCACTTGCCAGGATGAGAGAACATATTACTCAGCAGATTGCAAGAGTTAAGACTCAGCTTAAACAGCATCTTACTGTAGTATTTCCTGAACTTGTGGCAAATGCCAATGTATTTACTCAATCCATTTTGCATATCCTTAAACATATGCCTACAGCTGAAATCATCAGGAATGCTAATGAAGATGATATTCAAAAGATTCTTGATGAATTGAAGTTTGCACATAAGTCAAATATTACCCCTCAGAAGCTCATATCCCTTGCTAAATCCTCCATTGGTATTTCCTCTGATATCTGGGCTACTGTCATCAAAGAAGATGTTGAAATGCTCATATTTCTTAATAGCCGACTTGATAATATTACGAAGGAATTTATTGATAAAATAAAATCTTCCAAAAAAGATGATATGGAGATTATTACTTCTATCAAAGGAATTAATGATATTACCGCTGCCCATTTTCTTGCAGAAATTAAAGATATAAACAGATTTGCCAACAAAGGTAAACTTGCTGCCTATGCCGGGATAGATCCTGCTATTAAACAATCCGGAAGTATGTATAGTAACGGCAGAATAAGTAAAAAAGGATCCCGGTCCCTTAGGCGTATTCTTTATCTTATGGCAAGTGGTGTTATGAAGTTTAATGAGTATTTTAGAGCGTATTATTTGAAAAAGAAGGAGGAAGGTATGCCTCATAGAAAAGCTATGATTGCATTGTGTAACAAACTTGTGCGTGTACTTTATGCCATGCTTACAAAAAAAGAGGTTTTTCATATGCCTAAATTATCTTAATAATTTTTAATATTTATAGTTGACTAATTATTAATAATGATTTTATAATATTTAAGGATGTTGCACAATACAGAACATAAACAAATTTTGAAGGTGAATAACTATATACTTAACATGTTGGTAATAAAGAGATTGCTTCGCTAACGCTCAGGGTGACGACACCATTACCGTCATCGCGAGGAACGAAGTGACGAAGCGATCTCTCTCTATGTCACCAGCAAGGGCTTTTAGCCCCGAAGCAATCTTTCTCATTGATGTTTCACCCTTTCGCACAAGAGATTGCTTCGCTAACGCTCGCAATGACAAAAATAACAACGTCACCTAAGAGGAGCGTATGCTACGAAGCAATCTTTAAAATCATACTGTACAACATCCTTCTGTTAATAACTTAAGAAAACTTTCAGGTATTTTTACAGGTTTGTTTTTATTAGCATCGAAGGTGACCATTACAGTTTTTGCGGTGGCAAAAATTTTATTTTCTCCATTGTGTATCTTATAATTAAAAGTAAAACTTGTATTACCAATTTTTTCAACCATTATTGTAACAATGACTTTGTCTGAGTAGTTTATAGGTGTTTTGTATTCGCATTCTGCTTTAACAACGAGAAAAAATAACCCTTCAGCGGTTGCTTTTGAAAGGTAGTCTTTGAATAATTTTGTTCTTGCTGTTTCAAGATAAGTGAAAAATATTGCGTTGTTCACATGTCCGTATGCATCAAGATCGCTAAATCTTACTTCAATTTCGGTGCTGAATTCCATCAGATTATACTCCTAACAGTCCTTTTTTTAGGTTTTTGTCTGCTGGTTTATCACCTATGTAAATTTCAAGAATTGCTTTTGCAAGCTCTTTGGATTTTATTTCACTTATTTTGTTACCGTTGTGAATTACTGTAACTTTATCAGTTTCAAGTACCAAGTCAATATCATCTCCTTTTACAACATCAAAATTAAAAGTATTTAAAAATTTCTTAACAACATCTGACTCAGCTAAATTGGGATACGATTTTTCAAGTCCTTCTTTGAAAGCATCTTGCATCTGTTTTGCTTTGACTTTTTTATAAAGGAAATGCATTTTTATAACTATTGGGTTTTGATTTGAAATTTCTTCAAAATTTGATGATTTTTTTTCAAGATAAAGAGCTCCAATATATACTTTAATAAAAAATTTCTTTCTGTAACCAGTACCGTTTAACACAAGTGATTTACCACCTAAATCATAACCATCTGGTATTGAGATGCCGGAAACATCTTTTGCTTGCAAAGTTGAAGCAAGGATTAGACAAGATAATAAGAGCATTAATAATTTTTTCATGACATCCTCCTACGTGTTGTTTTGTTTAAGAATTTCTAAAATTCTTGTTTTATAGTCTACGATATCTTTCCTGAGTGAGGCAAGCTTTGCTATTTTTTCATCAATTTTTGCTATGTGTGAGTCAAGAATTTCAATTAGTTTTGGCATAATTTTTTCGGGTGTTTGGTGAATTTTATAAATTTGAGCAAGTTCTTGCATTTCTTTTAAAGAGATTCCAAGTTCTTTTAATTTTAAAATAAATTTCAACCTTTTGATATCATCTTTTGTGTAAATTCTGATTCCCCCCTCGAGTCTTTGGGGAGGATCCATGAGGCCTATTTCTTCATAGTATCTAATTGTTCTTGTGGTAATACCAAGCATTTCAGCAACTTCACCAATTTGAAATAATTCTTCATTATTTATTTTCATGCCTTTCACCTTTACGTTAATTACAGAATATTACTATAATTAAAACTATGTTATGTCAAGTGATAAAAATTGTATATAAACTTTACTGAAAGTTGAATGTTACAGTAGTATTTTCATGTAATAACCTAGGGTTGAATTTTTGTTCAAGATATTTAAGATAACGTTATAGATTACTTGACATTTACGTTAAACATAGTTATAAGATTGTAAAATTACAATGGGGTGAGTTATGAGAGAGGTGTATGTGGTAGAAGGGTTGAGGACGCCTTTTGGCTCTTTTGGTGGGGCACTTTCTGATGTTCATCCTGCAAAGCTTGCTGCTACTGTTATTGAAAAACTGTTTGATGTTACAGGTATTCCTAAAGATGCTGTGGATGAAGTAATTTTAGGCCAGGTTTTGATGGGAGGATTTGGACAGGCACCTACCAGACAGGCGATGAGGTATGCCGGCATTCCGGACAAGGCGCATGCTATGACAATAAATAAGGTGTGCGGTAGCGGTTTGAAGTCTTTGATGCTCGGAGCACAATCCGTCATGGTTGGAGATTCCGATATTGTGATTGCAGGTGGGATGGAGAGTATGTCTATGAGCCCCTATGCACTTCATAAGGCAAGATACGGTTACAGGATGGGGAATGGGGAGATTGTGGATTTGATGATTTATGATGCTTTGTTAGATCCTTATTCAGGCAGGCATATGGGGATGTTGACTGAGGAGACTATCAAAAAAGAGGGCCTCACAAGGGATGAACAAGACGACTATGCAGAAAGATCATATAAACTTTCTCAAAAAGCGATAAATGAAGGGATATTTAAGGATGAAATTGTTCCTGTTGTAAAAGTTACAAAGAAAGGGGAAGTGATTGTAGATACTGATGAAGAACCTTTCCGTGTAAAATTTGAAAAGCTGCGTCAGCTTAAACCGGTTTTTGCAAAAGATGGAACGATTACTGCAGCTAATGCTTCCACGATTAATGATGGTGCAGCATGTTTAATTCTTGCAAGCGAAGATGCTCTTAAAAAGTACAATTTAAAGCCAATAGGCAAGCTTATAGCTTATGCCACAAACAGTATTCATCCTGATGAGTTTTCTCTGGCGCCGGTGGGTGCAATTAAAAAGGTTTGTGAAAAAGCTGGGTTGAAAATTGAAGATATTGATCTTTTTGAGATAAATGAAGCCTTTGCTGCTGTTGTTCTTTTTGCTGTGAAGAATTTAAATTTGCCTCTTGAAAAAGTGAATGTAAACGGGGGTGCAGTTTCCATAGGGCATCCTGTAGGTGCAAGTGGTGGTAGGCTAGCTGTTACCCTTTTAAAAGAGATGCATAGAAGAGGTTCAAAATACGGGCTTGCCACTCTTTGCATAGGTGGTGGTGAAGCTGTAAGTGCAATTTTTGAGAGGGTGTAAGATGAAGGTGGCAGTTATCGGTGCAGGACAGATGGGTTCAGGCATAACCCATGTTTTAGCTCAGCATGGATTTAAAGTAGGCCTTTATGATATAAGTCAATCTCAGCTTGAAAGAGCTTTTCTGGTTATTAGGAAAAATATGGAAAGACAGGCTAAAAAAGGGCTTTTTGAGGAATCAAGGATTGAAGAATTCTTATCAAACATTGAAACAGTAAATCAGCTTGAGTTACTGGAAGATGCTGATTTTTTTATAGAGGCTGCTACTGAGAATGAAGATATAAAATTTGAGCTTTTTAGAAAACTGGATAATCTGGCAAAGCCTGAAGCTATTCTCGCAACTAATACGTCATCAATATCAATTACAAAGATAGCTGCTGTGACTAACAGACCAGATAAAGTTATTGGGATGCACTTTATGAATCCTGTGCCTGTAATGAAATTGGTTGAGATTATTAGAGGGCTTGCCACAAGTGATGAGACTTTTGAAAAGACTGTGGAGCTTGCTAGAAGTCTAGGGAAAGAAACTGCCATAGCTTCTGACTATGCTGGCTTTATCGTTAACAGAATTTTGATACCAATGATAAATGAGGCAATTTTTGCACATTTTGAAGGTGTGGCATCTATCCAAGATATAGATAAAGCAATGAAGCTTGGTACAAACCAACCAATGGGGCCCTTTGAATTAGCAGATTTTATAGGGCTTGATACCGTTCTGGCAATTATGGAAGTGCTCTACAATGAATTCAAGTATGACAAATACAGACCTTGTCCATTACTTGTAAATATGGTTAGAGCTGGATATTTGGGGAGAAAAGTAGGTAAAGGTTTTTATGATTATCAATAAATCTGGGAGGTAATTATGGAGTATAAAAATATTGTATTAAAGATAGAAGACAACATAGCTCTTTTAACTGTGAACAGACCTAAGGCACTTAATGCGTTGAATAGTGAAGTGTTGAGTGAGCTAGAATGTGCTCTTTATGAGATTGAAAATAATGATGATGTAAAGTGTGTGATAATAACTGGTGATGGTGAAAAAGCTTTTGTGGCAGGTGCTGATATAAAAGAGATGCTGGGTATGGATGCTATTGCAGCTGCTGAGTTTGCTAAAAAAGGGCACAGTATTATCAGATTCATTAGAAAAATGAAGAAGCCTGTTATAGCTGCTGTAAATGGTTATGCCCTTGGTGGTGGTTTTGAATTGGCTTTAGCCTGCGATATAATTTATGCATCAGAAAATGCAAAGTTAGGATTCCCTGAGGTAACACTTGGAATTATGCCGGGTTTTGGGGGGACTCAGAATCTTGTAAGGATTTGTGGCGAAAAGATTGCCAATGAACTCATTTTTACAGGTCAGATGATTTCTGCGGTAAGAGCAAAAGAGATAAATGTGGTTTGTGAAGTATTAAAGGATAAAGAATCTTTAATGGATAGGGCTTTTGAAACAGCTAAAAAGATTGCTTCAAATTCCCCTAAAGGGGTGGCTTTTGCAAAGAGTGCTATCTTAACCGGTGTAAATATGAATTTATCCGAAGCTTTAGATTATGAAAGCACTCTTTTTGGACTGTTGTTTAACACTGAGGATCAAAAAGAGGGGATGAGTGCATTTGTAGAAAAAAGAAAAGCGAAATTTAAAGGAAAATAAAATTAGGGAGGAATGATCATGAATTTTGAATTAACTCAAGACCACAAGGTATTGCAGGACACTTTGCGGGATTTTGTAAACAATGAGATAAAACCGATTGCTGCAGATATTGATAAAAACCATGAGATACCAGCAGATCTTGTGAAAAAGATTGCAGAGATGGGTTTTCTTGGCACCTATATTCCGGAGGAGTATGGTGGAGCTGGCCTTGATTATTTTTCATACATTATGACTGTAGAAGAGGTATCTAAAGCATGTGCTTCTACGGGGGTTATGATTTCTGCCCATACATCTTTGGCATGTGATCCTATTTTGCAATTTGGGACAGAGGAGCAAAAGAAAAAGTATTTACCACCCCTTACTACTGGTGAAAAAATAGGATGTATACTGCTCACTGAGCCGGAAGCTGGTAGCGATGTTGCAAATATTTCCACTACTTACAGGGAAGAAGGTGATTATTATGTAATTAATGGCTCTAAGATTTTTATTACAAATGGTGCTTTTAGAGGTATTGGTGTACTTTTTGCAACAAAGGATAAGGAATTAAAACATAAAGGTTTATCAGCTTTTATTATTGACTTGACCAGTGAAGGTGTTGAAATTCTGAAAAATGAAGAAAAGCTTGGGATTAGAGGAAGTTATACCACCGCGTTTGCTCTTGATAATGTAAAAATACCAAAGGAAAATCTTCTTGGTAAAGAGGGGGATGGCTTCAAAATTGCAATGGAGACATTGAACGGTGGTAGAATCGGTATTGCTGCACAGGCGTTAGGTATAGCTGAAGGTGCTTTTGAAAGGTGTATTGCTTATGTTCAGGAAAGAAAACAGTTTGGCAAACCTCTTGCAGCTTTTCAAGCAATACAGTTTAAGCTTGCAGATATGGCAACAAGAATAGAAGCAAGCAAACTTATAACTTACAAGGCGGCATGGCTCAAAGATATGAAAAAAACCAACGCCATTGAATCGGCAATGGCAAAGATGTATGCCTCTGAAACAGCAACTTATGTGACAAAAGAGGCTATCCAAATTCATGGTGGATACGGATATATTTGTGAATATGAAATTGAAAGAATGTTTAGAGATGCAAAAATCACTGAAATTTATGAAGGGACAAACGAAGTTCAGAGGATTGTAATTTCAAAGATGTTGTTGAAGTAAGTGTGGTTTGGGGTTTCAAAATGGATTGCTTCGTCCGCCTTAGCCCGTTGTCAGGTAAGCATGGGCGGAGAAGCAATCTATTTCAAGACCTAAAAATGGAGAAAAACATAGAATAATCAAGGCAAAGAGGTGATATGGTGATGGAAGCGACAAGAGAAATTTATTGGAATGTGGGACACGGTGTACTTATACCGATGTATTTATTTGCGATTATTGCCATAGGGATTCTTGTATACGGTTTTAAAAAGCGTTTGGAAATTTATAAGATAGGAAAACCATTGAATCGTTTTGATAATAGAGACGAAAGAGTTAGGTTATTACTTACAAATGTACTTGGGCAAACAAAAGTATTGAGAGTGGCAGGTCCAGGTACTGCCCATGCACTTTTTTTCTGGGGTTTTTTAATTTTAACCATAGGTACTACACTTGTATTTTTACAGGCGGATATTTTACATCCTCTTTTCGGTGTCAAATTCTTAAAAGGTCTTTTTTATAAACTGTTTTCTATTACTCTCGATATTGCAGGACTTGTTGCCATATTGATGATGATTGGATTTTTTATCAGAAGATTTTTTGTTAAACCTGAAGGGCTTGAAACGGTCAAAGATGATTATATTATGCACGGGCTTCTTTTTGCCATTTTGGTAACAGGGTTTTTTGTAGAAGGTGCCAGAATGGCTGCCACAGAATTGAAAAATAATATTTCCCTAGCGTATTGGTCCCCTGTAGGTTTTTTTGTTGCAAATATATTGAGAGGGATGAGTGAATCATCCCTTCTTGCCCTTCATAAAGGATTATGGTGGGTACATCTATTTCTTGCTTTCGGTTTTATAGCGTCAATTCCGTTTATAAAGTTTAGGCATATTTTTACCACATCTGCCAATTATTTTTTCACAGATTTAAGACAAAAGGGGAGTATCGATACCATTGATATTGAAAATGAAGAAGCTGAAAGTTTCGGTGTTAGCAAAGTTAATGAGTTTACATGGAAGGATATTTTTGATGCCGATGCTTGTACAAGATGTAAAAGGTGTCAGGATAGATGTCCGGCTTACAATACTGATAAACCATTAAGTCCTATGAAACTCATCTTGGATATAGGTGAAGCCGCTGGTAGCGGAGCTGAAACCAATGTGATTGAAAAGGTTACAAAAGATGTTATTTGGGCATGTACCACTTGTAGAGCATGTCAAGAAATATGCCCTGCAAACAATGAGCATGTTAATAAGATTTTAGAAATGAGAAGAAATCTTGTGCTGATGGAAGGGGAATTCCCTGGTGAAGAAGTAATGATGGCAATGGACAATGTAGAAGTTAACGGTAATCCAATGGGTATGGGTTTTGCCACAAGAGGGGATTGGGCTAAAGACCTTGATGTGAAAATTATGAGTGAAGATAGTGATGTGGATATTCTTTATTTTGTGGGTTGCTATGCTTCTTTTGACAAGAGGAATCAACAAGTGGCAAAGAGTTTTATTAAACTTTGTAATGCTGCCGGTGTCAAAGTAGGAATTCTTGGCAAAGAGGAAAAATGCTGTGGTGAGCCTGTAAGAAAGATGGGTAATGAGTATCTTTACCAAATGGTTGCTATGGAAAATATTGAGGTGATTAAAGGTTACAATGTGAAGAAGGTTGTGACGACCTGTCCTCACTGTTTTAATACACTGGCTAGAGATTATAAAGATTTGGGATTTGATATAGAAGTGGAGCACTATACCACATTTTTATGGAAACTTATCAATGATAGAAAGTTACAGATAAAAGAGTTGCCTTTTGAGTGTACTTATCATGATTCATGCTACATCGGAAGATACATGGATATTTTTGAAGAGCCAAGGGATGTATTAAAGGTAGCTGGTGCTAATGTAAAAGAGATGAGCAAGAACAGATATGAGAGTTTCTGCTGTGGTGCCGGTGGCGGTAGAATAATTGCTGAAGAGAATATTGGTGAAAAGATAAGTGTAAAAAGGGTTAAGATGGCTGAAGAGACTGGAGCAGATATGCTGGTATCAAACTGTCCTTTCTGTCTTACTATGTTTGAGGATGGATTAAAAATGGCTGAGCTTGATGAAAAGATAAAAGCAAAAGATTTGGCTGAGATATTAGTAGAAAGATTGGAAAATCAAGAATAATTAAAAGTTAGTGCTGTTTAAATGTATATTATTAAAGAAATAAATAAAAAACACAGAACAAAAACATTTTTCTCATTTTCGTGGTACGTCCAGTGCCACTGCGAGGCAGGTTTCTCAAAAATCGCCGTCCATGGCGATTTTTTGGAAACCTGAACCCGAAAAATGTTTTTGTTCTGTAATTATGAAAGGTAGTTAGTAAATTTGGGAATAATATCAGTAAATAGAAGGAGGTAAGGATGAAAATTCTTGTTTGTATTAAACAGGTTCCTGATATGGAATCAAAGTTTAAGGTAAATAGTGAAGGGACATGGTATGACGAGACAGACCTTGCATACCGTATGAATGAATATGATGAATATGCTGTGGAACAGGCTGTAAGATTGAAAGAGCAGGTAGGAGATGCTGATATTACAGTACTTTCCATTGGACCTGAAAGGGTAAAAGAGGCTATTAAAAAGGCACTTGCAATGGGATGTGATAGAGGTGTTCATCTGAAAGATGATGAAGAATATAAGAAAGATCCTTATCAGAAAGCTCAAGCAGTTTATGAATTTGCAAAAGACAAAGGGTTTGATATTATCTTTACAGGTATGCAGTCTCAAGATAGAGGAAGCGGTCAGTTTGGTGTATTATTAGCCGAAATGCTTGGAATCCCTGCCGTTACTACCATTGTTGGTTTTGAGTATGCTGATGGTGTAGTTACTGTGAAAAGAGAGCTTGAAGGTGGTAAAAAGGCAGTTGTAAAAGTAAAACTTCCCGCACTTTTCACATGCCAACTTGGTTTAAACGAACCAAGATATCCAACATTGCCAAATATTATGAAAGCAAAAAGAAAAGAGTTACTTACACATGATATTTCTGAATTTTTAAAGGAGAGCAATCTTGTTGAAACTGTTAAGGTTGACTATCCTGAGAAAAAAGGTGGAGCTCTTATACTTGAAGGTGATATTGCTGATCTTGTTGAAAAAACAGTTCAAATTTTAAAAGAAAAGACATCAGTGTTATAAGGGAGGGATGAAATGAAAGTATTGTTAGTTGCAGAATATAGAGAAAAACAACTTCTTGAGACTACATACGAATTGGCAACATTTGCAGATAAACTGGGTGCAGAGAAGATTTGGTTTGCTGTTGGATACAAAGATAATTTACCAAAGGTTGCTGGGAAACTTTATTTTGCTGATGCAGAAAAACATGGTGAATTTAATCCTGATGTTCATAAAAAACTTATTTTACAAGTGGTAGAGAAAGAAAACCCTGATTATATCGTATTTGTTCACTCTTCTTACGGATGGGATTTGGCTCCGAGAATAGCTGCAGCATTGAAAATAGGTCAAGTATCAGAAGTGATAGAGGTTGTTGATGGACAGTTTGTGGTACCAAGCTGCAATGCAAAGTTGAGAAGATTTGTAAAGCCTGCCACTGATAAAGGGGTAATAACAATTCAGGCCGGTGCTT encodes:
- the yihA gene encoding ribosome biogenesis GTP-binding protein YihA/YsxC, producing the protein MKAEFIKSAFFEKDYPDTELPEIAFVGRSNVGKSSMINTLTNRKKLVKVSQKPGKTRAINFFNINDKIIFVDLPGYGYAKVSKKEREKWKFIIETYLLKRKQLKCVVLIIDIRIGPTEYDMMMLEWLEAYSIDTVIALTKSDKLSNNKIAKQKREIAVKLGMDEDRFVIFSSITRRGRDELLQIIEEKAFS
- a CDS encoding phospholipase D-like domain-containing protein yields the protein MNFYRLSKRKLFLNIAFAVFVVVFFVITNISAKLIKHEGKVTFLPNKEILKPLIKDIEDAKDSIYIAMYMFKTDDYKFNYSTLIEEALFDALKKGVKVYAVFDTGKKNDITTEFNKDTGEELRKKGAVVWYDSPERRLHAKVVVIDNKIIYLGSHNYTHSALKYNYEASVRIESPEMAKEVIRYIRGIR
- a CDS encoding DUF554 domain-containing protein, with protein sequence MIIGTVVNTVAVAVGSIIGVTIGKRIKPEIKDAVMKALGLAVVVLGIKMAFEKHDFLLALIAIVIGTAVGEMINIELFLENIGGYFQQKVKSESGNFVLAFVTASVLFCVGSMTIIGAIKDGLSNDPSVLYIKSLLDGVSSIILASTLGIGVFFSIVVILVYQGLLSLLAFKFTFLLNDMYVNGISVVGGIIILGIGLNMLGLTKIKTGNMLPSLFIIPIIDFLAKIIV
- a CDS encoding IS110 family transposase; protein product: MKNDKFAFFIGVDVSKDKFNCAIINNKLELLKEAEFQMDIDGFNSFYDLIKKYDSSIIALESTGSYHINLLASLVSKKKDVCLINPALIKKFAQSVTLRKTKTDKIDAVIIAKFIAKNIEHFNYFALPESNDIIALARMREHITQQIARVKTQLKQHLTVVFPELVANANVFTQSILHILKHMPTAEIIRNANEDDIQKILDELKFAHKSNITPQKLISLAKSSIGISSDIWATVIKEDVEMLIFLNSRLDNITKEFIDKIKSSKKDDMEIITSIKGINDITAAHFLAEIKDINRFANKGKLAAYAGIDPAIKQSGSMYSNGRISKKGSRSLRRILYLMASGVMKFNEYFRAYYLKKKEEGMPHRKAMIALCNKLVRVLYAMLTKKEVFHMPKLS
- a CDS encoding acyl-CoA thioesterase, whose product is MEFSTEIEVRFSDLDAYGHVNNAIFFTYLETARTKLFKDYLSKATAEGLFFLVVKAECEYKTPINYSDKVIVTIMVEKIGNTSFTFNYKIHNGENKIFATAKTVMVTFDANKNKPVKIPESFLKLLTEGCCTV
- a CDS encoding chalcone isomerase family protein; protein product: MKKLLMLLLSCLILASTLQAKDVSGISIPDGYDLGGKSLVLNGTGYRKKFFIKVYIGALYLEKKSSNFEEISNQNPIVIKMHFLYKKVKAKQMQDAFKEGLEKSYPNLAESDVVKKFLNTFNFDVVKGDDIDLVLETDKVTVIHNGNKISEIKSKELAKAILEIYIGDKPADKNLKKGLLGV
- a CDS encoding MerR family transcriptional regulator; translation: MKINNEELFQIGEVAEMLGITTRTIRYYEEIGLMDPPQRLEGGIRIYTKDDIKRLKFILKLKELGISLKEMQELAQIYKIHQTPEKIMPKLIEILDSHIAKIDEKIAKLASLRKDIVDYKTRILEILKQNNT
- a CDS encoding thiolase family protein, with amino-acid sequence MREVYVVEGLRTPFGSFGGALSDVHPAKLAATVIEKLFDVTGIPKDAVDEVILGQVLMGGFGQAPTRQAMRYAGIPDKAHAMTINKVCGSGLKSLMLGAQSVMVGDSDIVIAGGMESMSMSPYALHKARYGYRMGNGEIVDLMIYDALLDPYSGRHMGMLTEETIKKEGLTRDEQDDYAERSYKLSQKAINEGIFKDEIVPVVKVTKKGEVIVDTDEEPFRVKFEKLRQLKPVFAKDGTITAANASTINDGAACLILASEDALKKYNLKPIGKLIAYATNSIHPDEFSLAPVGAIKKVCEKAGLKIEDIDLFEINEAFAAVVLFAVKNLNLPLEKVNVNGGAVSIGHPVGASGGRLAVTLLKEMHRRGSKYGLATLCIGGGEAVSAIFERV
- a CDS encoding 3-hydroxybutyryl-CoA dehydrogenase — protein: MKVAVIGAGQMGSGITHVLAQHGFKVGLYDISQSQLERAFLVIRKNMERQAKKGLFEESRIEEFLSNIETVNQLELLEDADFFIEAATENEDIKFELFRKLDNLAKPEAILATNTSSISITKIAAVTNRPDKVIGMHFMNPVPVMKLVEIIRGLATSDETFEKTVELARSLGKETAIASDYAGFIVNRILIPMINEAIFAHFEGVASIQDIDKAMKLGTNQPMGPFELADFIGLDTVLAIMEVLYNEFKYDKYRPCPLLVNMVRAGYLGRKVGKGFYDYQ
- a CDS encoding enoyl-CoA hydratase-related protein — protein: MEYKNIVLKIEDNIALLTVNRPKALNALNSEVLSELECALYEIENNDDVKCVIITGDGEKAFVAGADIKEMLGMDAIAAAEFAKKGHSIIRFIRKMKKPVIAAVNGYALGGGFELALACDIIYASENAKLGFPEVTLGIMPGFGGTQNLVRICGEKIANELIFTGQMISAVRAKEINVVCEVLKDKESLMDRAFETAKKIASNSPKGVAFAKSAILTGVNMNLSEALDYESTLFGLLFNTEDQKEGMSAFVEKRKAKFKGK